A genome region from Streptomyces antimycoticus includes the following:
- a CDS encoding type I polyketide synthase encodes MDNEKKLRDYLKRATGHLRAAHGRIQELQTPEPIAIVAMNCRYAGDIRSPEDLWQAVAEGRDGMGDFPADRGWDLPNLFDPDPDREGRTYARQGGFLHDVDQFDPAFFGISPREALTMDPQQRLLLEVVWETFERAGIDPGTLRGSDTGIFMGATDFDYARGLTELPEGLEGQMSMGASGAILSGRVAYTLGLEGPAVTVDTMCSSSLVALHMACQALRQGDCSMALTGGTTVMSTPSGFIEFSRQRALSTSSRCQAFSSTADGTAWGEGVGVLLLERLSDARRNGHTVLAVVRGSAINQDGASNGLTAPNGRAQQRVIRQALANATLSGADVDVVEAHGTGTSLGDPIEANALLATYGKKRPADRPLWLGSLKSNIGHTAAAAGVGGVIKMVQAIRHGVLPRTLHVEEPSPNVDWSSGAVELLTQARPWPETGRLRRAGVSAFGASGTNAHAIIEQAPEEEPSGTSAEGDAPVGGGAVPWVLSAKTESGLRAQAERLLARLAEDPELSPADVGLSLATTRALFDHRAVVVGGGVEDFRSALTALTRGEPGGLVAQGVAGSAGKPVFVFPGQGSQWVGMAVELLDSSPVFAGRIAECEVALSGLVEWSLVEVLRGGGPGLGRVDVVQPALWAVMVSLAEVWRACGVTPAAVVGHSQGEIAAAVVAGALSLEDGARVVALRSQAIARGLAGHGGMMSVAQSADRVRERITAWEGRISVAAVNGPGSIVVSGDPEALRELQAECEAEDVRAKIIPVDYASHSAHVEELRDELLDLLAPIRPRTSDITFHSTVTGAPVDTTGLDAGYWYTNLRETVELESAVRALSAAGFGTFLEMSPHPVLTMPLQATVEDAVVVGSLRRDEGGPERFLASLGEAFVRGVAVDWAAVFAGLGASVVQLPTYAFQRQRYWLEQPPAPAAATGGDPADAEFWDAVEREDLVALTAALEVDADEERSSLRTVLPALSSWRRGSRERSVLDSWRYHVTWNRVPDPASAALTGTWLLVVPAAPPGTELIDAVRDGLETHGATVVTVEAAEADRAAVAARLAEATAGDTPAGVLSLLGLADAPHPGHAGVPMGLALTLALVQALGDTGVAAPLWLATRGGVSVGGTDVLDSPAQAAVWGLGRVAALEHSQRWGGMIDLPGTVDGRVTTRLCGALAGRFGDEDQLALRPPVCSPGGWYGPPGTGGAAPPGAPRAPCCSPAARVASEPRSPAGWPRPVPNTWCSPAAAGPRHPARTSSRPN; translated from the coding sequence ATGGACAACGAGAAGAAGCTGCGCGACTACCTCAAGCGGGCCACCGGCCACCTCCGCGCGGCACACGGCCGGATCCAGGAGCTGCAGACCCCCGAGCCCATCGCCATCGTGGCGATGAACTGCCGCTACGCGGGCGACATCCGGTCCCCCGAGGACCTGTGGCAGGCCGTCGCCGAAGGCCGCGACGGCATGGGCGACTTCCCGGCCGACCGGGGCTGGGACCTGCCGAACCTCTTCGACCCGGACCCCGACCGAGAGGGCCGCACCTATGCCCGCCAGGGCGGATTCCTCCATGACGTGGACCAGTTCGACCCGGCGTTCTTCGGCATCTCGCCGCGCGAGGCCCTCACCATGGACCCGCAGCAGCGGCTGCTGCTGGAAGTGGTCTGGGAGACCTTCGAACGGGCCGGAATCGACCCGGGCACCCTGCGCGGCAGCGACACCGGCATCTTCATGGGTGCCACCGACTTCGACTACGCCCGCGGTCTGACCGAGCTCCCCGAAGGGCTCGAAGGCCAGATGTCCATGGGCGCCTCGGGCGCCATCCTCTCCGGCCGCGTCGCCTACACCCTGGGCCTGGAGGGACCGGCCGTCACGGTCGACACCATGTGCTCGTCCTCGCTGGTGGCACTGCACATGGCCTGCCAGGCGCTGCGGCAGGGCGACTGCTCGATGGCGCTCACCGGCGGCACCACCGTGATGTCCACGCCGAGCGGCTTCATCGAATTCAGCCGCCAGCGGGCGCTGTCCACCTCCTCCCGCTGCCAGGCGTTCTCCTCGACGGCGGATGGCACCGCCTGGGGCGAGGGCGTCGGAGTGCTGCTGCTGGAACGGCTCTCGGACGCCCGCCGCAACGGTCACACCGTGCTCGCGGTCGTCCGCGGCTCCGCCATCAACCAGGACGGTGCCAGCAACGGTCTCACCGCACCCAACGGCCGTGCGCAGCAGCGGGTGATCCGCCAGGCGCTGGCCAACGCCACGCTGTCCGGGGCCGATGTCGACGTGGTCGAGGCGCACGGCACGGGGACGTCGCTGGGCGACCCCATCGAAGCCAACGCCCTGCTCGCCACGTACGGCAAGAAGCGCCCGGCTGACCGGCCGCTGTGGCTCGGCTCGCTGAAGTCCAACATCGGCCACACGGCTGCCGCCGCGGGGGTCGGCGGCGTGATCAAGATGGTGCAAGCCATCCGCCACGGTGTACTGCCCAGGACCCTGCACGTCGAGGAGCCGTCGCCCAACGTGGACTGGTCCTCGGGCGCCGTCGAACTGCTCACCCAGGCCCGGCCGTGGCCGGAGACCGGGCGGCTCCGCCGCGCCGGGGTGTCCGCCTTCGGCGCCAGCGGCACCAACGCCCACGCCATCATCGAGCAGGCCCCCGAGGAGGAGCCTTCGGGCACCTCGGCCGAGGGGGACGCCCCGGTGGGCGGGGGAGCGGTGCCCTGGGTGCTCTCGGCCAAGACCGAGTCGGGCCTGCGGGCGCAGGCGGAACGGCTGCTGGCACGCCTCGCGGAGGATCCGGAGCTGTCCCCGGCGGACGTGGGCCTCTCGCTGGCCACCACCCGCGCCCTCTTCGACCACCGCGCCGTGGTGGTCGGTGGCGGCGTCGAGGACTTCCGCAGCGCGCTGACGGCGCTCACCCGGGGCGAGCCCGGTGGCCTCGTGGCCCAGGGCGTGGCGGGCTCGGCCGGGAAGCCGGTGTTCGTGTTTCCGGGGCAGGGGTCGCAGTGGGTGGGGATGGCGGTGGAGTTGCTGGATTCGTCGCCGGTGTTCGCGGGGCGGATCGCGGAGTGTGAGGTGGCGTTGTCGGGGTTGGTGGAGTGGTCGCTGGTCGAGGTGTTGCGGGGTGGGGGTCCGGGGTTGGGGCGGGTGGATGTGGTGCAGCCGGCGTTGTGGGCGGTGATGGTGTCGTTGGCGGAGGTGTGGCGGGCATGTGGTGTCACGCCTGCGGCGGTGGTGGGGCATTCGCAGGGTGAGATCGCTGCGGCGGTGGTGGCGGGTGCGCTGTCGTTGGAGGACGGCGCGCGGGTGGTGGCGTTGCGGTCGCAGGCCATCGCACGGGGCCTCGCCGGACACGGCGGCATGATGTCCGTCGCCCAGAGCGCCGATCGGGTGCGCGAACGCATCACCGCCTGGGAGGGCCGTATCTCCGTCGCCGCGGTCAACGGCCCCGGCTCGATCGTGGTGTCCGGCGACCCGGAGGCCCTACGTGAACTCCAGGCGGAGTGTGAGGCCGAGGACGTTCGGGCGAAGATCATCCCGGTGGACTACGCGTCCCACTCGGCCCATGTCGAGGAGCTGCGCGACGAACTCCTCGACCTCCTCGCCCCGATCCGCCCGCGCACCTCGGATATCACCTTCCACTCCACGGTGACCGGCGCACCCGTGGACACCACCGGGCTCGACGCCGGGTACTGGTACACCAATCTGCGGGAGACGGTGGAGCTGGAGTCGGCGGTGCGGGCTCTGTCGGCGGCCGGGTTCGGGACGTTCCTTGAGATGTCTCCGCATCCGGTGTTGACGATGCCGTTGCAGGCGACCGTCGAGGACGCGGTGGTGGTGGGGTCGCTGCGGCGTGACGAGGGTGGTCCCGAGCGGTTCCTGGCCTCGCTGGGTGAGGCGTTCGTCCGTGGGGTGGCCGTCGACTGGGCCGCGGTGTTCGCCGGGCTGGGCGCGTCCGTGGTGCAGTTGCCGACGTACGCCTTCCAGCGACAGCGCTACTGGCTGGAGCAGCCCCCGGCACCGGCGGCCGCCACCGGAGGCGACCCGGCGGACGCCGAGTTCTGGGACGCAGTCGAGCGCGAGGACCTGGTAGCGCTGACCGCCGCGCTGGAAGTGGACGCCGACGAGGAACGGTCCTCGCTGCGGACCGTGCTCCCGGCGCTGTCCTCATGGCGTCGCGGCAGCAGGGAGCGGTCCGTGCTCGACTCCTGGCGCTACCACGTCACCTGGAACCGGGTGCCCGACCCGGCCTCGGCGGCCCTGACCGGCACCTGGCTGCTCGTGGTCCCGGCCGCACCCCCCGGCACCGAGCTCATCGACGCCGTACGCGACGGTCTGGAGACCCACGGCGCCACGGTCGTCACCGTCGAGGCGGCCGAGGCCGACCGCGCCGCGGTCGCCGCGCGGCTCGCCGAAGCCACCGCCGGAGACACCCCGGCCGGGGTGCTCTCCCTGCTCGGGCTCGCCGACGCACCGCACCCCGGCCACGCGGGGGTGCCCATGGGCCTCGCACTCACCCTCGCGCTCGTCCAGGCCCTCGGCGACACCGGGGTTGCGGCCCCGCTGTGGCTGGCCACCCGTGGGGGCGTGTCCGTCGGCGGCACCGATGTGCTCGACAGCCCCGCCCAGGCGGCCGTATGGGGCCTGGGCCGGGTCGCCGCCCTCGAACACTCCCAGCGCTGGGGCGGCATGATCGACCTGCCGGGCACCGTCGACGGCCGGGTCACCACACGGCTGTGCGGTGCGCTCGCCGGCCGTTTCGGCGACGAGGACCAGCTGGCCCTGCGGCCCCCGGTGTGTTCACCCGGCGGCTGGTACGGGCCGCCGGGCACCGGGGGAGCGGCGCCACCTGGAGCCCCGAGGGCACCGTGCTGCTCACCGGCGGCACGGGTGGCGTCGGAGCCCAGATCGCCCGCCGGCTGGCCCAGGCCGGTGCCGAACACCTGGTGCTCACCAGCCGCCGCGGGCCCGAGGCACCCGGCGCGGACAAGCTCAAGGCCGAACTGA
- a CDS encoding beta-ketoacyl reductase: protein MAQAGAEHLVLTSRRGPEAPGADKLKAELTELGAKVTVAACDVADRAALEALVREVEAEGPPIRSVLHIAGAGVLVPLADTDLAEFADTAEAKVAGAANLDALFDRDTLDSFVLFSSISAVWGSGEHGAYAAANAYLDGLAENRRARGLTATSVVWGIWSPEEGGMAANLAEEQLRGRGIPFMTPRLAIDAFWQVMDGDETVVVVADVDWERFVPVFTSARPSPLIGQVPDVARILAADADTGTDTTGESSSLRDRLADMAPADRQAAVLSLVRSQIATVLGYPGPEAVDAQRAFRELGFDSLSAVDLRNRLGTATGLRFPVTVVFDYPSAEELAGHIGAELFPDATGDTAATGLDPEEAEVRAALTSIPLLRLRESGLLDELLRLAGSHDPATGPVDEEPAESIDDLDVDDLVRMAYDKNDL from the coding sequence CTGGCCCAGGCCGGTGCCGAACACCTGGTGCTCACCAGCCGCCGCGGGCCCGAGGCACCCGGCGCGGACAAGCTCAAGGCCGAACTGACCGAGCTCGGCGCCAAGGTCACCGTGGCCGCGTGCGATGTGGCCGACCGCGCCGCGCTGGAGGCGCTCGTACGGGAGGTGGAGGCCGAGGGCCCGCCGATCCGCTCCGTGCTGCACATCGCGGGCGCCGGTGTGCTCGTCCCGCTCGCCGACACCGATCTGGCGGAGTTCGCCGACACGGCGGAGGCCAAGGTCGCGGGCGCCGCCAACCTGGACGCCCTCTTCGACCGGGACACCCTCGACTCCTTCGTGCTCTTCTCCTCCATCTCGGCCGTCTGGGGCAGTGGCGAACATGGCGCGTACGCGGCCGCCAACGCCTATCTCGACGGGCTCGCCGAGAACCGCCGGGCCCGCGGCCTCACCGCCACCTCGGTGGTGTGGGGCATCTGGAGCCCCGAGGAGGGCGGCATGGCCGCCAACCTCGCCGAGGAGCAACTGCGCGGCCGGGGCATCCCGTTCATGACTCCCCGGCTCGCCATCGACGCGTTCTGGCAGGTGATGGACGGGGATGAGACCGTGGTGGTGGTCGCCGACGTGGACTGGGAGCGGTTCGTCCCCGTCTTCACCTCGGCCCGGCCCAGCCCGCTCATCGGCCAGGTGCCCGATGTGGCGCGGATCCTCGCCGCCGACGCCGACACGGGGACGGACACGACCGGCGAGTCCTCCTCGCTGCGCGACCGGCTGGCCGACATGGCCCCGGCGGACCGGCAGGCGGCCGTACTGTCGCTGGTGCGCTCCCAGATCGCCACCGTGCTCGGCTATCCCGGCCCGGAGGCCGTCGACGCCCAGCGCGCCTTCCGCGAGCTGGGCTTCGACTCCCTGAGCGCCGTCGACCTGCGCAACCGCCTGGGCACCGCGACCGGGCTCCGCTTCCCCGTCACCGTCGTCTTCGACTACCCGAGCGCGGAGGAACTCGCCGGACACATCGGCGCCGAACTCTTCCCCGATGCCACCGGCGACACCGCCGCCACCGGCCTCGACCCCGAGGAGGCCGAGGTCCGCGCGGCGCTGACCTCCATCCCCCTGCTCCGGCTCCGCGAATCAGGGCTGCTGGACGAGTTGCTGCGGCTGGCCGGTTCCCACGACCCCGCCACCGGACCGGTGGACGAGGAGCCCGCCGAGTCCATCGACGACCTGGACGTGGATGACCTCGTCCGCATGGCCTACGACAAGAACGACCTCTGA
- a CDS encoding type I polyketide synthase produces MRESLKETERLRRANQQLTAASREPIAIVAMSCRYPGDVRGPEDLWELVTGERDAISGFPGNRGWDLENLYDPDPDRQGTVYATEGGFLHDADQFDPAFFGISPREATVMDPQQRLLLETSWEAFERAGIDPAGLRGSRTGIFVGAAYQGYIPDWPHMPEGLEGHLVTGISASIMSGRIAYTLGLEGPAVTLDTACSSSLVALHLACQSLRQGDCSLALAGGAAVMGAPMGLIGFARQRGLAQDGRCKAFAEGADGMGLGEGVGMLLLERLSDARRNGHEVLALVRGSAVNQDGASNGLTAPNGRSQQRVIRQALANAALTAEQIDAVEAHGTGTPLGDPIEAGALLATYGKDRAADRPVLIGSLKSNIGHPQAAGGVGGVIKMVQAMRHGLLPKTLHAEERSSRIDWPAGAVELLTEAREWPRGEEPRRAGISAFGASGTNVHTIIEEAPEEEPSDNAAEGTAPVGDGVVPWVLSAKSAAGLRAQAERLLTHVTARPGLSPADVGHSLATTRGRFDHRALVLGGHRDELIDALGALASGGESPHVVRGEGVMATDARPVFVFPGQGSQWVGMAVELLDSSPVFAGRIAECEVALSGLVEWSLVEVLRGGGPGLGRVDVVQPALWAVMVSLAEVWRACGVTPAAVVGHSQGEIAAAVVAGALSLEDGARVVALRSQAIGRGLAGRGGMMSVAESADRVRERIAAWGGRISVAAVNGPGSIVVSGDPEALRELQAECEAEDVRAKIIPVDYASHSAHVEELRDELLDVLAPIAPRRAEVPFCSTVTGDTIDTTGLDAGYWYTNLRETVELESAVRALSAAGFGTFLEMSPHPVLTMPLQATVEEAVVVGSLRRDEGGPERFLASLGEAFVRGVAVDWAAVFAGAGASVVELPTYAFQRQRYWLEGSSAPTAEGDAVDADFWDAVEREDLAALATALEVDAEESSLAMVVPALASWRRARRERSELDSWRYHITWKPLGDALTAPHDRSSAGATWLIAAPAGAPEGPRVAEALRERGAEVRLVELTEADAVREALARRLGEATADAPPTADAPPTADAPPTAVLSLLALAEEPYAAGTAQPLGLALNLALLQALGDTGADVPIWYATRGAVSVGRADVLDHPLQALTWGLGRIAAAEYPRRRGGLVDLPGTLDDRAIARLCGVLAGRLTGEDQVAVRASGVHGRRLVRASAALTDATAPWRPRGTVLVTGGTGGLGAHVARWLARGGAEHLVLTSRRGPEAPGAAELADELRESGVRVTVAACDAADRDALAALLATLDEDEAPLDAVVHTAGVLDDGVLDTLTPERAEGVLRPKVDAALHLHELTRDRELSAFVLFSSFAGTLGGPGQGSYAAANAFLDALAHARRAQGLPATSVAWGAWSGGGLVDETVEARLRATGMPAMAPDPAIGALQRALDVGDTHVAVADIEWDRLIAATPSLDGAAVLGELPDARRTDTADATTADADTPLAQRLAGLSPQEAEDALADLVSTEVAAALGYPDTTAVESGRAFRELGFDSLTAVDLRNRLNAATGLRLPVTLVFDYPTVTALTRFLLAESGAGGTDATAPAGPVPATVAVDDDPIAIVAMSCRLPGGVTTPEELWQLLMDGRDAVSDFPTDRGWDIEGHYDPDPDKPGTFYATGGGFLHEADHFDPEFFGISPREALAIDPQQRLLLETSWEAFERAGIDPASVKGTQAGVFIGASYNDYGSRFGRAPEEFEGYLATGSASSVASGRISYTFGLEGPAVTVDTACSSSLVALHQAVQALRQGECSLALAGGVVVMSTLDTFIEFSRQRAMAPDGRCKAFSADADGAGWAEGVGMLLLERLSDARANGHEVLALVRGSAVNQDGASNGLTAPTAPPSSG; encoded by the coding sequence CTGCGGGAGTCTCTGAAGGAGACCGAACGGCTGCGCCGGGCCAATCAGCAACTCACCGCCGCGTCCCGCGAACCCATCGCCATCGTGGCGATGAGCTGCCGCTACCCGGGCGATGTGCGCGGCCCCGAGGACCTGTGGGAGCTGGTCACCGGCGAGCGCGACGCCATCTCCGGCTTCCCCGGCAACCGCGGCTGGGACCTGGAGAACCTGTACGACCCGGACCCCGACCGGCAGGGCACCGTCTACGCCACCGAGGGCGGATTCCTCCACGACGCCGACCAGTTCGACCCGGCGTTCTTCGGCATCTCGCCCCGCGAGGCCACCGTGATGGACCCGCAGCAGCGGCTGCTGCTGGAGACCTCCTGGGAGGCGTTCGAGCGCGCCGGCATCGATCCGGCGGGCCTGCGCGGCAGCAGAACCGGCATCTTCGTGGGCGCCGCCTACCAGGGCTACATCCCCGACTGGCCCCATATGCCCGAAGGGCTGGAGGGACACCTGGTCACGGGCATCTCCGCGAGCATCATGTCCGGCCGCATCGCCTACACCCTGGGCCTGGAGGGCCCGGCCGTCACCCTCGACACCGCCTGCTCCTCCTCGCTGGTCGCCCTCCACCTGGCCTGCCAGTCGCTGCGCCAGGGCGACTGCTCCCTCGCCCTCGCGGGCGGCGCCGCCGTCATGGGCGCCCCGATGGGGCTCATCGGCTTCGCCCGGCAGCGCGGACTCGCGCAGGACGGCCGCTGCAAGGCGTTCGCCGAGGGCGCCGATGGCATGGGCCTCGGCGAGGGCGTCGGCATGCTGCTGCTGGAGCGACTTTCGGACGCCCGCCGCAACGGCCACGAGGTGCTGGCTCTGGTGCGCGGCTCCGCCGTCAACCAGGACGGCGCCAGCAACGGCCTCACCGCGCCCAACGGCCGCTCCCAGCAACGGGTGATCCGCCAGGCGCTCGCCAACGCCGCCCTGACGGCGGAGCAGATCGACGCGGTCGAGGCCCATGGCACCGGCACCCCGCTGGGCGACCCGATCGAGGCGGGCGCGCTGCTCGCCACGTACGGGAAGGACCGTGCGGCGGACCGCCCCGTACTGATCGGCTCGCTGAAGTCCAACATCGGCCATCCGCAGGCCGCCGGGGGTGTCGGCGGTGTCATCAAGATGGTGCAGGCCATGCGCCACGGCCTGTTGCCCAAGACGCTCCACGCCGAGGAGCGTTCCTCGCGGATCGACTGGCCGGCGGGGGCGGTGGAGCTGCTGACCGAGGCCAGGGAGTGGCCGCGCGGCGAGGAGCCCCGCCGGGCCGGTATCTCGGCCTTCGGGGCCAGTGGCACCAATGTCCACACCATCATCGAGGAGGCGCCCGAGGAGGAGCCCTCCGACAACGCGGCGGAGGGGACCGCCCCGGTGGGCGACGGAGTGGTGCCGTGGGTGTTGTCGGCGAAGAGCGCGGCGGGCCTGCGGGCGCAGGCCGAGCGGCTGCTGACCCATGTGACCGCGCGCCCCGGCCTCTCCCCGGCCGACGTCGGCCACTCGCTCGCCACCACCCGCGGCCGCTTCGACCACCGTGCGCTGGTCCTGGGCGGCCACCGCGACGAGCTGATCGACGCACTGGGCGCGCTGGCGTCGGGCGGCGAGTCCCCGCACGTGGTGCGCGGCGAGGGAGTGATGGCGACCGACGCCCGTCCGGTGTTCGTGTTCCCGGGGCAGGGGTCGCAGTGGGTGGGGATGGCGGTGGAGTTGCTGGATTCGTCGCCGGTGTTCGCGGGGCGGATCGCGGAGTGTGAGGTGGCGTTGTCGGGGTTGGTGGAGTGGTCGCTGGTCGAGGTGTTGCGGGGTGGGGGTCCGGGGTTGGGGCGGGTGGATGTGGTGCAGCCGGCGTTGTGGGCGGTGATGGTGTCGTTGGCGGAGGTGTGGCGGGCATGTGGTGTCACGCCTGCTGCGGTGGTGGGGCATTCTCAGGGTGAGATCGCTGCGGCGGTGGTGGCGGGTGCGCTGTCGTTGGAGGACGGGGCGCGGGTGGTGGCGTTGCGCTCGCAGGCCATCGGGCGTGGGCTGGCAGGCCGTGGTGGGATGATGTCCGTCGCCGAGAGTGCCGATCGAGTACGTGAGCGGATCGCGGCTTGGGGTGGTCGTATCTCGGTGGCGGCCGTGAACGGCCCCGGCTCGATCGTGGTGTCCGGCGACCCGGAGGCGCTGCGCGAGCTCCAGGCGGAGTGTGAGGCCGAGGACGTTCGGGCGAAGATCATCCCGGTGGACTACGCGTCCCACTCGGCCCATGTCGAGGAGCTGCGCGACGAACTCCTCGACGTCCTGGCCCCGATCGCCCCGCGCCGCGCCGAGGTGCCGTTCTGCTCGACGGTCACCGGCGACACCATCGACACCACCGGGCTCGACGCCGGGTACTGGTACACCAATCTGCGGGAGACGGTGGAGCTGGAGTCGGCGGTGCGGGCTCTGTCGGCGGCCGGGTTCGGGACGTTCCTTGAGATGTCTCCGCATCCGGTGTTGACGATGCCGTTGCAGGCGACCGTCGAGGAGGCGGTGGTGGTGGGGTCGCTGCGGCGTGACGAGGGTGGTCCCGAGCGGTTCCTGGCCTCGCTGGGTGAGGCGTTCGTCCGTGGGGTGGCCGTCGACTGGGCCGCGGTGTTCGCCGGGGCGGGGGCGTCGGTCGTCGAACTGCCGACGTACGCCTTCCAGCGGCAGCGCTACTGGCTCGAGGGCTCCTCCGCTCCCACCGCCGAAGGCGACGCGGTGGACGCGGACTTCTGGGACGCCGTGGAGCGCGAGGATCTGGCGGCGCTGGCCACCGCGCTGGAGGTGGACGCCGAGGAGTCGTCCCTGGCCATGGTGGTCCCGGCGCTGGCCTCATGGCGCCGGGCGCGCCGCGAGCGGTCGGAACTCGACTCCTGGCGCTACCACATCACCTGGAAGCCCCTGGGCGACGCGCTCACCGCCCCGCACGACCGGTCGTCGGCCGGTGCCACCTGGCTGATCGCAGCGCCCGCCGGGGCGCCGGAAGGCCCGCGCGTGGCGGAGGCGCTGCGGGAACGCGGCGCCGAGGTCCGGCTGGTGGAGCTGACCGAGGCGGACGCCGTACGCGAGGCGCTCGCCCGCAGGCTCGGCGAGGCGACGGCTGATGCGCCCCCGACCGCGGACGCGCCCCCGACCGCGGACGCGCCCCCGACCGCGGTGCTCTCGCTCCTCGCGCTCGCCGAGGAGCCGTACGCGGCGGGCACGGCGCAGCCGCTCGGCCTCGCCCTCAACCTCGCCCTGCTGCAGGCGCTCGGCGACACCGGCGCCGACGTCCCCATCTGGTACGCCACGCGCGGGGCGGTGTCCGTGGGCCGCGCGGACGTGCTGGACCATCCGTTGCAGGCCCTCACCTGGGGCCTGGGCCGGATCGCGGCCGCGGAGTACCCGCGGCGCCGGGGTGGTCTGGTCGATCTGCCCGGCACCCTCGACGACCGCGCCATCGCGCGGCTGTGCGGTGTGCTCGCGGGCCGGCTGACCGGCGAGGACCAGGTGGCGGTGCGCGCCTCCGGTGTCCACGGGCGCAGGCTGGTCAGGGCCTCCGCGGCGCTGACCGACGCCACCGCGCCGTGGCGGCCGCGCGGCACCGTGCTGGTGACCGGCGGCACCGGCGGCCTGGGCGCCCATGTGGCGCGCTGGCTGGCCCGGGGTGGAGCCGAACACCTGGTGCTCACCAGCCGCCGGGGCCCCGAGGCTCCCGGGGCGGCCGAACTCGCCGATGAGCTGAGGGAGTCGGGGGTCCGGGTGACCGTGGCCGCGTGCGACGCCGCCGACCGCGACGCGCTGGCCGCCCTCCTCGCCACGCTGGACGAGGACGAGGCCCCGCTCGACGCGGTCGTCCACACCGCGGGCGTCCTGGACGACGGGGTGCTCGACACCCTCACCCCCGAGCGCGCCGAGGGGGTGCTGCGCCCGAAGGTGGACGCGGCGCTCCATCTGCACGAACTCACCCGCGACCGCGAGCTGTCCGCCTTCGTGCTCTTCTCCTCCTTCGCGGGCACGCTCGGCGGCCCCGGCCAGGGCAGTTACGCGGCCGCCAACGCCTTCCTCGACGCGCTCGCCCACGCCCGCCGTGCCCAGGGGCTCCCCGCCACTTCCGTGGCCTGGGGCGCGTGGTCCGGCGGAGGGCTGGTCGACGAGACGGTCGAGGCGCGGCTGCGGGCCACCGGTATGCCCGCGATGGCGCCCGACCCGGCGATCGGCGCCCTGCAGCGCGCCCTGGACGTGGGCGACACCCATGTGGCCGTGGCCGATATCGAGTGGGACCGGCTCATCGCCGCCACCCCCTCGCTGGACGGGGCCGCCGTGCTCGGCGAACTCCCCGACGCCCGGCGGACGGACACGGCGGACGCCACCACGGCCGACGCGGACACCCCGCTCGCCCAGCGGCTGGCCGGACTGTCGCCGCAGGAGGCCGAGGACGCGCTGGCCGACCTCGTCAGCACCGAAGTGGCCGCAGCGCTCGGCTATCCCGACACCACGGCGGTCGAGTCCGGGCGCGCCTTCCGCGAGCTGGGCTTCGACTCGCTCACCGCCGTCGACCTGCGCAACCGGCTGAACGCGGCCACCGGACTGCGGCTGCCGGTCACCCTCGTCTTCGACTACCCGACCGTCACCGCGCTGACCCGCTTCCTGCTGGCCGAGAGCGGTGCCGGTGGCACCGATGCCACCGCCCCGGCGGGCCCGGTGCCCGCCACCGTCGCGGTCGACGACGACCCGATCGCCATCGTGGCCATGAGCTGCCGCCTGCCCGGCGGGGTGACCACCCCCGAGGAGCTGTGGCAGCTGCTGATGGACGGCCGTGATGCCGTCTCGGACTTCCCCACCGACCGCGGCTGGGACATCGAGGGCCACTACGACCCCGACCCCGACAAGCCGGGCACCTTCTACGCCACCGGCGGCGGATTCCTGCACGAGGCCGACCACTTCGACCCGGAGTTCTTCGGGATCTCCCCGCGCGAGGCGCTCGCCATCGACCCGCAGCAGCGGCTGCTGCTGGAGACGAGCTGGGAGGCGTTCGAACGGGCCGGGATCGACCCGGCCTCGGTGAAGGGCACCCAGGCCGGAGTCTTCATCGGCGCCAGCTACAACGACTACGGATCGCGCTTCGGCCGCGCGCCCGAGGAGTTCGAGGGCTATCTGGCCACCGGCAGCGCGAGCAGCGTGGCGTCCGGGCGCATCTCGTACACCTTCGGCCTCGAAGGCCCCGCGGTCACCGTGGACACCGCCTGCTCGTCCTCGCTGGTCGCCCTCCACCAGGCGGTCCAGGCGCTGCGCCAGGGGGAGTGCTCGCTGGCGCTGGCGGGCGGCGTCGTCGTGATGTCCACGCTGGACACCTTCATCGAGTTCAGCCGGCAGCGGGCCATGGCCCCCGACGGCCGCTGCAAGGCGTTCTCGGCGGACGCCGACGGCGCCGGGTGGGCCGAGGGCGTCGGCATGCTGCTGCTGGAGCGGCTCTCGGACGCGCGGGCGAACGGCCATGAGGTGCTGGCGCTGGTACGCGGCTCCGCCGTCAACCAGGACGGCGCCAGCAACGGACTCACCGCCCCCACGGCCCCTCCCAGCAGCGGGTGA